Genomic segment of Streptosporangium sp. NBC_01755:
AACTTGCTGGGACGGTCTGAGGCGGGGTGTCGTGAGGGTCGCCAATTAATTCGGCAACTTGTCGGGCGGCTCGGGGTGCGGCGGCGCGGAGCGCTGGCGCCTTGAATCAGTAAAGAAACTCTGAGCCAACTCGGGACGTGCTGTGGCCTCGGTGGCCGGTCTGGATGGCCGGTCTGGTCGTGCGGATCACCTGGGTTGGGGACTTGAAATTAATTCGGCAACTCATCCGGGGCGTGGGCGTCGTGGGGTGTGAGCTGGGGCTGAGGGCTCGGCGGGTCGGTGTCACCTGGGATCTGGCGTGCCGTGAATTAATTCGGCAACTCGGGGAGCCGTGTCGGGAGTGGCTGAGGGCGGATCGCTGGGTGTTGACGAACCAATCAAGCGCCGCGTTACGGCTGGCCAAATGGCTTTTAATGGTTGTCCGCATGGAGCGCGATATGGGGCTTATTCGTTATATGCGTATGTTGATTCGGGGGGAAGGGGGGTGAACGGGAAGAGTCGTGTATGCCTGGCTTGCGGGACGGGTCTCAAGCGGGTAGCGGAGAGTCGCATCGGGAAGAGCGCGCCGAAGGCACCTTTCCGTCTGGGTGGGCGGGCGGGTCAAAGAGATTAGGGGGCAGGGGTAGCGGCTGCGGCGGGACGTGGGCACGGGGAACGGTCGTCAGGGCGAGACGGTGGGGGGCTCGGTGGTGGGAGCACGCCGGAACCCCAAGATGATCTTGTTGTGTACGCGAGGGCACTGGTCGAGGGGTGGCCTCGGCTGACACAAGATCAGCGGGACCTGGTAGCGCTGACGCTGCGTAACGGTCTGTAGGAAACGGGGATGCCCCCGCCGGTGAACGACTCGGCGGGGGCATCTTCGCGCGTGCGGGGATCATCACGACATGGCGGGCTTCACCGGCTCGATAGTGACACGCTCGGTGATGCGCGGGCGCTTGCCGCGTCCTACCAGTTGGACGGTAACGGTCATGATCGCCGCGATGATCACCCGGCGGGCACCGATGCCCAGACCTTCCCAGACCTTGCGGGCCTCGGCCTCGGTCTCGACGCCCGCGAACGGTGCCAGCGGGGACGTGTCGGTCACGTCATTCAGGCGGCTTTCGAGGCGCTGGATCTTGGCATTGACGCGCTTCACCCCTGCGAGGTACTCGGGGCGCTCGATCACCTCCTCGGCGTAGTCCTCGACAAGTCGAGTCCTGCGCTGACGCGTCGCGATCACCTCGGCTCGAAGGGCGGGCACGTCCACGTCGGTCGTCGGCGCTTTGATCAGGTCGGCGGCGTCTCTGGCAAGGATCACGATCGCCAGGGTCTCGACCAGGTCGTCTAGCTCGGCCTGCGGGCAGGTGGCGTGTCCCTTGCCGGTGCTCTGGCATCGGTAGACGGGCCGGTCGGCCTTGTCACCCGCACTGTGGACCCGCAAGACATCACCACATGGGCACCGGTAGATTCCGCTGCCCAACCACTTGGGAGCGGGTCCGGGGTTGGTCCGGCGAGAGGGGTCGGCGAGCTTGGCCACGACCGCCCAATAGATCTCCGGAGAGATGATCGGCTCCCATGGGGCCTGTCCAACCACGTCGGCGGGGGTGTAGGTCTTACGGCCAGTGCCTTTCCTGTGGACCATGAGGGCGGCGTTACGGGGGCGCATGAGCACATCACGCACGTAGGTGGGTCGCCATGGCTTGCCGTCGGCGGTCGGCACGTTCTTCTCTCGCAGATCACGCGCGATGCTCTTCATGCTCGGTCCCTTGGGCTGGCCGAACGTCGGCAGGAGAACCACATCGGCCATCCCGTTAATGATCTTCGCTTCGTCGGGCCGTACGGTGACCCCGTCCGCCTCGAAACCGTAGGGGCGTCGTCCGCCTCCGAACTCTCCGGCTGCGGCCTGGCGTTCACGGGCGGAACTGACGCGCCGTGCGGTGTCACGACTGCTCTTGTTCGCCATCGCGACCATCACACGCGCCATGGTCACATCGGCGTCATTGCTGAGCCGCAAAGATCCCGTGACGCTCTCGGCGCGGACCCGTGGCCGGTTGCTCTCCACCACGTCGATAAGGTCTTCGAGGTCGCGCGGGTCGCGCATGGCGCGGTCAAGGTCGAGAGCAACCAGGATGTCGGCTCGGTCGCTGGTGAGGTAGTCGAGAGCTTCCCGGAAGCCGGGCCGTACCGTGCGCATCTCGCTGCGGCCGTTGGGAAGCATGACGATACGGCGCTTGAACGCGCTGATGTCGTTCTCGATGATCACTTTCGCCACGGTCCATCCCTTGCCGGTGGCGAGTGCCGTGAGTCGCTGGACCTGGTCGTCAACGCCGGTCGTGTCGAGCTGGGCCGTGCCGTCGTCGGCCTTGATCTTCTCCGCGTCGCTGATCCTCGCCAGCAAAACCGCTCGGTTGCTCATGATCCCTTGCCCCTTCCCCTTGGTTGATCGCCTGATCACAGCCTATCTAAAAGAAGTGCCTAATTCGATGGTTGGGCAAGTCAACGACGATGCGTCTGATCCTCGGGCTCGACCACCCCACCGCGGGCACGGCGCTGATCGGCGGCGTCCCGTACCGCGAGATCAGGAACCCGCTGCGGACGGTGGGCGCCATGCTGGACGCGCGGGCGCTGCATCCCGGGCGTAGCGGGCGGGCGCATCTGGTGGCGCTGGCACGCAGCAACGGCATCGCCCGGAGCCGGGTGACGGAGGTCCTGGAGCAGGTCGGGATGGCGGATGCGGCGGGTAAGCGGGCCGGTGGGCTGTCGCTGGGCATGAGCCAGCGGCTCGGTATCGCGGGCGCGTTACTGGGCGATCCGGAGGTGCTGATGTTCGACGAACCGGTCAACGGCCTGGACCTCGACGGTGTGCGCTGGGTGCGCCATCTGATGCGCTCGCTGGCCGAGGAGGGCCGCACGGTGTTCGTCTCCAGCCACCTGATGAGCGAGATGCAGCTCACCGCCGACCATCTGGTGGTGATCGGCAGGGGACGGCTCATCATGGACGCGCCGCTGGCGGAGGTCATCGGACGCAACTCCCTGACCGCCGTGGTCGTCCGCACCCCGCACGCGGCCGACCTGTCCGCACGGCTGAGCGGTGCCGGGATCACGGTGGAACGGCTCGGCGAGAACGAGCTCGTCGCTACCGGTGCCACGATCGAGCAGGTCGGCGACCTGGCGTACGAGGCGGGCATCCGGCTGCACGAGCTGCGTACCCGAGAGGCCTCGCTGGAGCAGGCATATCAGGAGCTGACCGCGAGCAGCGTGGAGTACGGAACACGGGAAGCGGGAGTGTGAACATGCGGACCAGAGAGTTGGGCCAGGCGGTCGGCGCGGAGTGGACGAAGCTGTGGTCGGTCCGCTCCACCTGGCTGTGCCTGGCCGGTGCGGCGATGCTCATGGTGGCGAGCGCGCTGATGCTGGGCGGGGCGACGGCCAGGAACATGCTCCGTGCCGAGGGCGGCGGAACCCCCTTTCCGGCGAGCGAGCCGGTGATCTCGGCGACGTCGTTCGCCCAGTTCGCGTTGGTCGCGCTGGCGATGCTGACGATCACCTCGGAATACGCGTCGGGCGGCATCCGGAGCACGTTGCAGGCCACGCCGATCCGCGGCCGGGTGCTTGCCGCGAAGGCGCTGGTGGTGGGACCGGTGATGTTCGCCGCCGGAGTGCTGTCCGGGGCCGTGGCCACAGCGGTCGTCTACACGGTGCTGTCCACCGA
This window contains:
- a CDS encoding recombinase family protein, which translates into the protein MSNRAVLLARISDAEKIKADDGTAQLDTTGVDDQVQRLTALATGKGWTVAKVIIENDISAFKRRIVMLPNGRSEMRTVRPGFREALDYLTSDRADILVALDLDRAMRDPRDLEDLIDVVESNRPRVRAESVTGSLRLSNDADVTMARVMVAMANKSSRDTARRVSSARERQAAAGEFGGGRRPYGFEADGVTVRPDEAKIINGMADVVLLPTFGQPKGPSMKSIARDLREKNVPTADGKPWRPTYVRDVLMRPRNAALMVHRKGTGRKTYTPADVVGQAPWEPIISPEIYWAVVAKLADPSRRTNPGPAPKWLGSGIYRCPCGDVLRVHSAGDKADRPVYRCQSTGKGHATCPQAELDDLVETLAIVILARDAADLIKAPTTDVDVPALRAEVIATRQRRTRLVEDYAEEVIERPEYLAGVKRVNAKIQRLESRLNDVTDTSPLAPFAGVETEAEARKVWEGLGIGARRVIIAAIMTVTVQLVGRGKRPRITERVTIEPVKPAMS
- a CDS encoding ABC transporter permease; this encodes MRTRELGQAVGAEWTKLWSVRSTWLCLAGAAMLMVASALMLGGATARNMLRAEGGGTPFPASEPVISATSFAQFALVALAMLTITSEYASGGIRSTLQATPIRGRVLAAKALVVGPVMFAAGVLSGAVATAVVYTVLSTDLFGGHVTLPLAEVALDLLRVGAFFALVSVMTLGVGTAVRSAAGTLTVVFMLLMGLPLMLLMAGGPAALEVSLRMPLFAGLAFMGSTDNLTGGPMPYGAGEGLVWLLAWTAVAVAAGHVVLRRRDA